From the Bdellovibrio reynosensis genome, one window contains:
- a CDS encoding heavy-metal-associated domain-containing protein, with protein sequence MKKALVLAALLFAQISFAETTTYKVEGMHCGSCAKSIKAHVCKMEGLEKCEVSVGKVVISPKAGVIIPQEKIQAEMSKAGDYKITGSETSK encoded by the coding sequence ATGAAAAAAGCCCTAGTTTTAGCGGCATTATTGTTTGCTCAAATCTCTTTTGCTGAAACCACGACGTACAAAGTGGAAGGCATGCACTGCGGTTCTTGCGCTAAATCTATCAAAGCCCATGTCTGCAAAATGGAAGGCCTTGAAAAATGTGAAGTGTCTGTAGGCAAGGTTGTGATTTCTCCTAAAGCGGGCGTTATAATCCCTCAAGAAAAAATCCAAGCTGAGATGTCTAAAGCTGGTGACTATAAAATCACCGGTTCTGAAACTTCGAAATAG
- a CDS encoding response regulator, with amino-acid sequence MNVESTPTTKGHLLIIDDEPELREVLVALLEDVTSEISQAANGIEAIELLKQKKFHAVLSDEKMPKKSGLDVLKWMREHGINTPFIMHTGYGQKDIVREAQKYGAQAFIDKPWDEKTLIRTVQDALNRGMQQDKP; translated from the coding sequence ATGAATGTCGAATCCACGCCCACCACTAAAGGGCACTTGCTAATTATTGATGATGAACCAGAACTGCGCGAAGTTTTGGTGGCCTTGCTTGAAGACGTCACTTCTGAAATCTCTCAAGCAGCTAACGGCATTGAGGCGATTGAACTTTTGAAGCAAAAAAAGTTTCACGCGGTTTTATCTGACGAAAAAATGCCAAAAAAATCGGGCTTAGATGTTTTGAAGTGGATGCGCGAACACGGCATTAATACTCCCTTTATTATGCACACCGGTTACGGCCAAAAAGACATCGTGCGAGAAGCGCAAAAATACGGAGCCCAAGCCTTCATCGATAAACCGTGGGACGAAAAAACTTTGATCCGCACGGTTCAGGACGCCTTGAATCGCGGTATGCAGCAGGACAAGCCGTAA
- the orn gene encoding oligoribonuclease → MNKLFWLDMEMTGLDVEKEVIIEVAAIVTDLNFAELDTFETVVKQPQKYLDSMDAWNREHHKKSGLTAKVPFGMEPDQVEAKLVDMVKKHFPDPKDRPVLAGNSIMQDRLFIDKYMKDLSSRLHYRMVDVSSWKVIINNKFNYFYQKANKHRALDDIRESIQELRHYTDKINFK, encoded by the coding sequence ATGAATAAGCTTTTTTGGCTCGACATGGAAATGACCGGACTTGATGTTGAGAAAGAAGTGATCATCGAGGTGGCGGCCATTGTCACTGATTTAAATTTTGCCGAACTTGATACTTTTGAAACAGTGGTGAAACAACCGCAGAAGTATTTGGATTCAATGGACGCCTGGAACCGTGAACACCATAAAAAATCGGGCCTGACTGCAAAAGTTCCATTTGGGATGGAGCCTGACCAAGTCGAGGCAAAACTAGTCGACATGGTGAAAAAGCATTTCCCAGATCCAAAAGACCGCCCGGTGTTAGCTGGGAATTCGATCATGCAGGACCGTCTGTTTATTGATAAGTACATGAAGGATCTTTCAAGCCGTTTGCATTATCGCATGGTGGATGTGTCTTCATGGAAAGTGATCATCAATAATAAGTTTAATTATTTCTATCAAAAGGCGAACAAGCATCGCGCGTTGGACGACATTCGCGAAAGCA